One Prunus dulcis chromosome 8, ALMONDv2, whole genome shotgun sequence DNA window includes the following coding sequences:
- the LOC117636936 gene encoding TMV resistance protein N-like — protein MALSTQRASTSRTSAEWAPPPHWKHDVFLSFRGEDTRSGFLSHLYHELQYWQAIKTFKDDRDLEIGATISPELLTAIEQSHLAIIVLSPNYASSTWCLDELSKILECMQDRQRILPIFYHVDPSDVRNQRGSFAEAFTKHEEKFRVVNWWRATLRKVANLFGWDSKHEEFSGDVEMVKRWRAALTKIANISGWDSKNYPSEAELIKHIVKCVFRKVDPPFMLSGSLDKLVGIDSALEQLHLHLALKDNDVRFIGIWGMGGLGKTTLAKLVFERISLDFELSWFLSNVREVSGKHGDLVHLQRQILSPILKENVACVKDEEAGTRFIQNRLRNKKVLLVLDDVGQLNQLEKLVGKKDWFGVGSRIIITTRDERLLVEHGIEKVYKVIVLKDDKALELFCRHAFKKDQPKEGFQELSRHFLAYAKGLPLALKTLGRALYGRDQDAWKSALHNLNKIPDPDIFDSLKVSYDGLKEMEKKIFLHVACLHRGKNKEQVIQILDCILDISSHILIEILIEKSLLTIEKGHFRTNIVEMHDLIQEMARRIVHEESPKPGKRSLLWHHSDISHVFMNNTGTEAIEGIVLALPKLEEVPWNCTEAFNEMHGLRLLHFHNVVFSSGPKILPNSLRIIQWHCYPSKSLPSRFEPHVLSKLEMRCSKLVRLWDGAKDFPKLKYMDLCFSKKLTSIPDFTRMPNLEELDLQGCKKLGKVHSSIAVHKKLKVLRLTGCESIKSLPSELEMDSLEHFSLRGCSKLKKIPEFGEHMQNVKEIYLCETAIEQIPSSIERLVGLVSLFINDCESLLSLPNAICNLKSLRQLIGNGCSKVDKLPGEMECLESLELSGSGMRGPLGAMKNLKILDLSGSVASLNPDPERWGLVLSSLNRLGSLTKLDLSDCNIGEGAIPYDIGCLSSLKELDLSGNNFVSLPSSIRYLSELRYLQLQRCKRLEQLPDLPPKGYSSILVYVDDCTSLKRLSDPSKLSEGANVYDFRFSCFNCFRLVEEEGWINNRIFAMIMSYFSAKAPDDCIIWPGSEIPDWFHNQSVGDSIIVELPLPPQTSSNWVGIALCVVFEDSEHLKRLGYFLFEILCPWESYEVNFEVGDLRSQHLLVFYLPRNYRGLRNASSSYQLSFEGFYLSKEYLDKKLKTSSIIKKCGARLVYERDLLKTLIPAVYGYDDEAGSIDN, from the exons ATGGCCTTGAGCACCCAAAGAGCCTCTACATCTCGTACTTCAGCTGAATGGGCTCCTCCTCCCCATTGGAAGCATGATGTCTTTTTGAGTTTCAGGGGTGAAGACACTCGCAGCGGTTTTCTATCCCATTTATACCATGAACTGCAGTACTGGCAAGCAATTAAAACTTTCAAGGACGACCGAGACCTTGAAATAGGAGCAACTATTTCTCCGGAGTTGTTGACCGCAATCGAACAATCACATCTTGCCATCATTGTTCTCTCCCCAAATTACGCTTCTTCCACCTGGTGCTTGGATGAACTTTCCAAGATTCTTGAATGCATGCAAGACAGACAGAGAATTCTACCAATCTTTTATCACGTGGATCCTTCCGATGTACGAAATCAAAGGGGGAGTTTTGCGGAAGCCTTCACTAAGCATGAAGAAAAGTTTAGGGTGGTGAATTGGTGGAGAGCTACTTTAAGAAAAGTAGCCAATCTCTTCGGGTGGGATTCAAAGCATGAAGAGTTTAGTGGAGATGTAGAGATGGTGAAACGGTGGAGAGCTGCTTTAACAAAAATAGCCAATATCTCTGGGTGGGATTCAAAGAATTATCC GTCGGAAGCAGAGCTTATTAAACACATTGTCAAATGTGTGTTTAGGAAAGTGGATCCACCGTTCATGTTGTCAGGTTCTCTAGACAAGTTAGTCGGAATTGATTCTGCACTTGAGCAACTACATTTGCATTTAGCTCTCAAAGATAATGATGTTCGCTTTATAGGGATATGGGGGATGGGTGGGTTGGGCAAAACAACCCTTGCTAAGCTAGTTTTCGAGAGAATTTCCCTTGATTTTGAACTTAGCTGGTTTCTATCTAATGTGAGAGAGGTTTCTGGAAAACACGGTGATCTAGTTCATCTACAAAGACAGATTCTTTCCCCAATCTTGAAAGAAAATGTTGCCTGTGTCAAGGATGAAGAAGCCGGAACCCGTTTCATTCAGAACCGTTTACGGAATAAAAAGGTTCTTCTCGTGCTTGATGATGTGGGTCAACTAAACCAATTAGAAAAACTGGTTGGAAAGAAAGATTGGTTTGGTGTGGGGAGTAGAATTATCATCACAACTAGGGATGAGCGTCTACTAGTTGAGCATGGTATAGAGAAAGTGTATAAGGTCATTGTATTAAAGGATGATAAAGCTCTTGAGCTCTTTTGTCGACATGCCTTTAAGAAAGATCAGCCTAAGGAAGGTTTTCAGGAACTGTCTCGGCATTTCCTAGCTTATGCCAAAGGCCTTCCATTAGCTCTTAAAACTTTGGGGCGTGCTTTGTATGGGAGAGATCAAGATGCGTGGAAGAGTGCGTTGCATAATCTAAACAAAATTCCTGATCCAGATATTTTTGATTCACTCAAAGTAAGTTATGATGGACTAaaagagatggagaagaaaattTTTCTGCATGTTGCGTGTCTCCATAGAGGGAAGAATAAAGAGCAAGTAATTCAAATACTAGACTGTATCCTTGACATTTCCAGTCATATTTTGATAGAAATTCTTATTGAGAAGTCTCTGTTAACTATTGAGAAAGGCCACTTTCGTACCAACATTGTCGAGATGCATGATTTGATACAAGAAATGGCAAGGAGAATTGTTCATGAAGAGTCTCCCAAGCCTGGTAAACGCAGTCTTTTGTGGCATCACAGTGACATTTCTCATGTATTCATGAACAATACG gGAACGGAAGCAATTGAAGGCATAGTCCTAGCTCTGCCCAAATTAGAAGAAGTGCCCTGGAATTGTACTGAAGCCTTCAATGAGATGCACGGGTTAAGGCTCCTTCACTTTCATAATGTGGTGTTTTCTTCAGGCCCTAAAATTCTTCCAAATTCCTTAAGAATTATCCAGTGGCATTGCTATCCTTCCAAATCGCTCCCATCAAGGTTTGAACCACATGTACTTTCTAAACTAGAAATGAGGTGTAGCAAACTTGTCCGGCTTTGGGATGGAGCAAAG GATTTTCCGAAATTGAAATATATGGATCTTTGTTTCTCTAAAAAATTGACCAGTATCCCAGATTTCACACGTATGCCAAATCTTGAGGAATTGGATCTGCAAGGTTGTAAGAAGTTAGGCAAGGTTCACTCATCTATTGCAGTTCACAAAAAGCTGAAGGTTTTAAGACTTACTGGATGTGAAAGTATCAAGAGTCTCCCAAGTGAGTTGGAAATGGATTCTCTTGAACACTTTTCTCTTAGGGGTTgctcaaaactgaaaaagatTCCAGAATTTGGGGAACATATGCAGAACGTGAAAGAGATTTATCTATGTGAGACTGCTATCGAGCAAATACCTTCATCAATTGAACGTTTGGTTGGCCTTGTTTCTCTATTTATAAATGATTGCGAAAGTCTCTTGAGTCTACCGAATGCGATATGCAATTTGAAGTCTCTTAGACAACTCATTGGGAACGGATGCTCAAAAGTTGACAAACTCCCAGGGGAGATGGAGTGTTTAGAGTCGCTTGAATTAAGTGGAAGTGGTATGAGAGGGCCGCTTGGTGCTatgaaaaatctcaaaattttaGACCTTAGTGGATCAGTTGCTTCTTTAAATCCTGACCCTGAGCGTTGGGGTTTGGTGTTGTCTTCTCTAAATCGTTTAGGGTCTTTGACGAAATTAGATCTGAGTGATTGTAATATTGGTGAAGGAGCCATTCCATATGATATCGGCTGCTTGTCTTCTTTAAAAGAGTTGGATCTTAGTGGAAACAATTTCGTTAGCCTTCCTTCAAGCATTAGATACCTTTCTGAGCTTCGGTATCTTCAATTGCAGAGGTGCAAAAGGCTTGAGCAATTGCCAGATCTTCCGCCGAAGGGATATTCCTCAATACTTGTATATGTAGACGACTGTACTTCCTTAAAAAGGTTGTCAGATCCATCAAAGTTGAGCGAAGGAGCCAATGTGTACGATTTTAGGTTTAGTTGTTTTAATTGCTTCAGATTGGTTGAAGAAGAAGGCTGGATTAATAATAGAATATTTGCAATGATAATGAGTTATTTCTCCGCTAAG GCACCTGATGACTGTATTATATGGCCTGGAAGTGAAATTCCAGATTGGTTCCATAATCAAAGTGTGGGAGATTCAATAATTGTGGAGCTGCCCCTACCACCACAAACATCTAGTAACTGGGTTGGGATTGCTTTATGTGTTGTTTTTGAAGATTCTGAACATTTGAAACGTCTAGGCTACTTTTTGTTCGAAATTCTCTGTCCATGGGAATCGTATGAAGTTAATTTTGAAGTCGGGGATCTTAGGTCACAACACCTTTTGGTTTTCTATTTGCCTCGCAATTATCGCGGTCTCAGAAATGCCTCAAGCAGTTATCAATTATCATTTGAAGGGTTTTATTTGTCAAAGGAATATTTGgacaaaaaactgaaaacaagcTCGATTATAAAGAAATGTGGAGCCCGTTTGGTGTACGAGAGAGATTTACTGAAAACCCTGATACCAGCAGTATATGGATACGATGACGAGGCAGGTTCAATTGATAATTGA
- the LOC117636938 gene encoding TMV resistance protein N-like — protein sequence MALSTQKASASLSAESAPPQWKHDVFQSFRGADTRRGFMSHLDHELRYRQTIKTFKDDRDLEIGATISPELLTAIEESHLAIIVLSPNYASSPWCLDELSKILECMEDTNRILPIFYDVDPSDVRYQKGGFAEAFTKHEERFSEEAEKVKRWRAALRKVANLSGLDSKNYKWEAELIKDTVKCVWKKLNPTLTLLDSQERLVGIDCALDQLRLQLDLEANEVRFIGIWGMGGIGKTTLANLVFQKISHHFELKCFLSNVRKREVSNLQGQLLSQILDQSINHVCDEREGTVFINKVLRNKKVLLVLDDVDQLHQLEILARDKISFGVGSRIIITTRDKRLLVQHGTTTYKVDVLKDDDALELFWRHAFKKDQPEEGFQDLSQHFLYYAKGLPLALKTLGRALYGRDQDVWKSALGKNKEQVIQVLDWSLDISSLIEIDILIEKSLLTIEKLHFGSNIVEMHDLIQEMAWKIVREESPEPGKRSLLWHHNDISHVFINNTGTEAIEGIVLRLPQLEEVHWNCVEAFSRMRRLMLLEFDNIVISLVPKDLPISLIIIRWSWYPSKSLPPSFEPRFLIKLEMLHSKLVRLWDGEKDFPKLKYMDLSYSEKLTSVPDFKGIPNLEELNLVGCTNLVGVHSSIAVHKKLKVLRLRDCKSIKSLPSELKMDSLVLLSLWGCSKVKKIPEFGKQMTKLFQLILCETAIEQIPSSIEHLVGLVELHVSDCKRLLGLPSAICNLKSLKILWALSCSKLDKLPGDMESLEEVYLDGSAMREPLVVMKNLKHLNFSGSSTSRDGIDIGTGWGLDRLFGNRKSHPDPKPDPWGLVLSSLNHLCSLAELDLSDCNIGEGAIPDNIGYISSLEYLTLSGNNFVSLPPSIRFLAKLECLQLSRCKRLEQLPDLPSSRSLNVNVNNCTALKRLSDPSKLSEGANVYDFRFSCHNCFRLVEEEGWINRIFAIIMRLATREFFSMWAGDLLVWPGSEIPDWFDNRSVGDSITMELPLPPQPSSDWIGIALCVVFQDSEYLQNPASVVGYDYFQIQYLGGPYETFKVGHLESQHLWVLYLPRDDPSLTDASTSHQFSFEAHYCAYGSCKRLKTSSIIKECGARLVYERDLEEFNRIIKIPERNQFWRKRFFVDTKICSLLPELSFPVVAAPIGTSGSGSSDDANEPGIGSSDNEDEPISKRFKEV from the exons ATGGCCTTGAGCACCCAAAAAGCCTCTGCATCTCTTTCGGCTGAATCGGCTCCTCCTCAATGGAAACATGATGTTTTTCAGAGTTTCAGGGGAGCAGACACTCGCAGGGGTTTTATGTCTCATTTAGACCACGAACTGCGGTACCGGCAAACAATAAAAACTTTCAAGGACGACCGAGACCTTGAAATAGGAGCAACTATTTCTCCGGAGCTGTTGACCGCAATCGAAGAATCACATCTTGCCATCATTGTTCTCTCCCCAAATTACGCTTCTTCCCCTTGGTGCTTGGATGAACTCTCAAAGATTCTTGAATGCATGGAAGACACCAATAGAATTCTGCCAATCTTTTATGACGTGGATCCTTCTGATGTACGATACCAAAAGGGGGGATTTGCTGAAGCATTCACTAAGCATGAAGAAAGGTTTAGTGAAGAAGCAGAGAAGGTGAAGCGGTGGAGAGCTGCTTTAAGAAAAGTTGCCAATCTCTCTGGCTTAGATTCAAAGAATTATAA GTGGGAAGCAGAGCTTATCAAAGACACTGTCAAATGTGTGTGGAAGAAATTGAATCCTACATTGACGTTGTTAGATTCCCAAGAGAGATTGGTTGGAATTGATTGTGCACTTGATCAACTCCGCTTGCAATTAGATCTCGAGGCAAATGAGGTTCGCTTTATAGGGATATGGGGAATGGGTGGGATAGGCAAAACAACCCTTGCTAACCTTGTGTTTCAGAAAATTTCCCATCATTTTGAACTTAAATGTTTTCTATCGAATGTGAGAAAGAGGGAGGTTTCTAATCTACAAGGACAACTTCTTTCCCAAATCTTGGACCAAAGTATTAATCATGTTTGTGATGAAAGGGAGGGAACCGTTTTCATTAATAAAGTTTTAAGGAATAAAAAGGTTCTTCTCGTACTTGATGATGTGGATCAATTACACCAACTAGAAATACTGGCTAGAGATAAAATTTCGTTTGGTGTGGGGAGTAGAATTATCATCACAACTAGAGATAAACGTCTACTTGTTCAGCATGGTACAACAACCTATAAGGTAGATGTATTAAAGGATGATGACGCTCTTGAGCTCTTTTGGCGACATGCCTTTAAGAAAGATCAGCCTGAGGAAGGTTTTCAGGACCTGTCTCAGCATTTCCTATATTATGCTAAAGGCCTTCCATTAGCTCTCAAAACTTTGGGGCGTGCTTTGTATGGGAGAGATCAAGATGTGTGGAAGAGTGCGTT AGGGAAGAACAAAGAGCAAGTTATTCAAGTACTAGACTGGAGCCTTGACATTTCCAGTCTTATTGAGATAGATATTCTTATTGAGAAATCTCTCTTAACTATTGAGAAACTCCACTTTGGTAGCAACATTGTTGAGATGCATGATTTGATACAAGAAATGGCATGGAAAATTGTTCGTGAAGAGTCTCCCGAGCCTGGTAAACGCAGTCTCTTGTGGCATCACAACGACATTTCTCATGTATTCATAAACAATACG GGTACGGAAGCAATTGAAGGTATAGTCTTACGTCTGCCCCAATTAGAAGAGGTGCACTGGAATTGTGTTGAAGCCTTCTCTAGGATGCGCAGATTAATGCTTCTTGAATTTGATAATATTGTCATTTCTTTAGTTCCTAAAGATCTTCCAATTTCCTTAATAATTATCCGTTGGAGTTGGTATCCTTCCAAGTCGCTCCCGCCAAGTTTTGAACCACGTTTCCTCATTAAACTCGAGATGCTTCATAGCAAACTTGTCCGGCTTTGGGATGGAGAAAAG GATTTCCCCAAGTTGAAATACATGGATCTTAGTTACTCTGAAAAATTGACGAGTGTCCCAGATTTCAAAGGCATTCCGAATCTTGAGGAATTGAATCTAGTTGGTTGTACGAATTTAGTTGGGGTTCACTCGTCTATTGCAGTTCACAAAAAGCTAAAAGTTTTAAGACTTAGGGACTGTAAAAGTATTAAGAGTCTCCCAAGTGAGTTGAAAATGGATTCTCTCGTATTATTGAGTCTTTGGGGCTgctcaaaagtgaaaaagattCCAGAATTTGGGAAACAGATGACAAAATTGTTCCAGCTTATTTTATGCGAGACTGCTATCGAGCAAATACCTTCATCAATTGAACATCTAGTTGGCCTTGTTGAATTGCACGTAAGTGATTGCAAAAGACTCTTGGGTCTACCGAGTGCGATATGCAATTTGAAGTCTCTTAAAATCCTCTGGGCTCTAAGTTGCTCAAAACTTGACAAACTGCCAGGGGACATGGAGTCTTTAGAGGAGGTTTATTTAGACGGAAGTGCTATGAGAGAGCCGCTTGTTGTTATGAAAAACCTCAAACATCTAAACTTTAGTGGATCATCAACTTCAAGGGATGGTATTGACATTGGCACTGGGTGGGGCCTTGACCGTTTATTTGGAAATAGAAAGAGTCATCCTGACCCTAAACCTGACCCCTGGGGTTTGGTGTTGTCTTCTCTAAATCATTTATGCTCTTTGGCTGAATTAGATCTAAGTGATTGTAACATTGGTGAAGGTGCCATCCCCGATAATATTGGCTACATCTCTTCTTTAGAATATTTAACACTTAGTGGAAACAATTTTGTCAGCCTTCCCCCAAGCATTAGATTCCTTGCTAAGCTTGAGTGTCTTCAATTGAGTAGGTGCAAAAGGCTTGAGCAATTGCCAGATCTTCCGTCAAGTAGATCCTTAAATGTAAATGTAAACAATTGTACTGCCTTAAAAAGGTTGTCCGATCCATCTAAGCTGAGCGAAGGAGCCAATGTGTATGATTTTAGGTTTAGTTGTCATAATTGCTTCAGATTGGTTGAAGAAGAAGGCTGGATTAATAGAATTTTTGCAATAATAATGAGATTGGCCACTCGG GAATTCTTTTCAATGTGGGCTGGTGACTTACTTGTATGGCCTGGAAGTGAAATTCCAGATTGGTTCGATAATCGAAGTGTGGGAGATTCAATAACTATGGAGCTGCCTCTACCTCCACAACCTAGTAGCGACTGGATTGGGATTGCTTTATGTGTTGTTTTTCAAGATTCTGAATATTTGCAAAATCCAGCCTCGGTTGTTGGATATGATTATTTCCAAATTCAGTATTTAGGGGGTCCGTATGAGACTTTTAAAGTCGGACATCTTGAGTCACAACACCTTTGGGTTCTTTATTTGCCTCGCGATGATCCCAGCCTCACCGATGCCTCAACCAGTCATCAGTTTTCATTCGAAGCACATTACTGTGCATACGGATCTTGCAAGAGACTCAAAACAAGCTCGATTATAAAAGAATGTGGGGCTCGTTTGGTGTACGAGAGGGATTTGGAAGAATTCAACCGAATAATCAAAATCCCCGAGAGAAACCAGTTCTGGCGAAAAAGATTTTTTGTCGATACAAAAATTTGCAGTTTGTTGCCAGAGCTAAGTTTTCCTGTTGTGGCGGCCCCAATTGGTACTAGTGGAAGTGGTAGCTCTGATGACGCCAATGAACCAGGAATTGGTAGCTCTGATAACGAGGATGAACCAATCAGCAAAAGATTCAAGGAAgtctaa
- the LOC117636942 gene encoding uncharacterized protein LOC117636942 has translation MAGSSSSELRTPVFNGENYEFWSIRMKTILKSHGLWDLVENGLMLQIQRRKKERKKDLKLLKKRSLHRLRSLMKDARALGLIQGAVSDQIFPRIVNEETSKGAWDILKQEFRGDKQVRSVKLQGLRREFEYTRMKDSESFSGYVAKLFDLINQMKSYGEELPRERVVQKLLISLPRSYDSICSVIEHSKDLDTLEIQEVVASLKNFELRLDRHTENSTEKAFTSLNIESKSSKNGSSSGGNKSQKNWKENGKNWNNKSNSNPKPNASNDGTKTPCKHCEKLHYGKCWFEGKPKCRGCGKFGHMVRNCHENQRVQKVNYANQVEELEHCFMHAMP, from the coding sequence ATGGCAGGATCAAGCTCTTCTGAGCTTCGTACACCAGttttcaatggagaaaactatGAGTTTTGGAGCATTCGAATGAAGACCATTCTGAAATCTCATGGACTGTgggatttggttgaaaatggtttgATGCTTCAGATCCaacgaaggaaaaaggaaaggaagaaggatCTAAAGCTGCTGAAGAAGAGAAGTCTACATCGGCTGAGATCTTTGATGAAAGATGCTCGTGCACTTGGACTGATCCAAGGTGCAGTCTCAGACCAAATTTTTCCCAGAATAgtgaatgaagaaacctcaaaaGGTGCATGGGATATTCTGAAGCAGGAGTTTAGAGGCGATAAACAGGTAAGAAGTGTGAAACTACAAGGCTTACGTAGAGAGTTTGAATACACTCGTATGAAGGATAGTGAGTCATTCTCTGGTTATGTTGCTAAACTGTTTGatctaattaatcaaatgaaaagTTATGGTGAAGAGTTACCTAGAGAAAGAGTTGTGCAGAAATTGCTTATTAGCTTGCCTAGATCTTATGACTCTATATGTTCTGTGATTGAGCATTCAAAGGATCTTGACActcttgaaattcaagaagTGGTTGCGTCTCTCAAGAACTTTGAGCTCAGATTGGATAGGCACACTGAAAATTCCACAGAAAAGGCTTTCACTAGCCTGAACATAGAGAGTAAAAGCTCTAAGAATGGAAGTTCTTCTGGAGGTAACAAGTCTCAGAAGAACTGGAAGGAAAATGGGAAGAATTGGAATAACAAGTCCAATTCTAATCCCAAACCAAATGCATCAAATGATGGAACTAAAACACCTTGCAAGCACTGTGAAAAACTGCACTATGGCAAGTGCTGGTTtgaaggaaaaccaaaatgcagAGGATGTGGAAAGTTTGGTCACATGGTTAGAAATTGCCATGAAAATCAACGTGTGCAGAAGGTGAATTATGCCAATCAGGTTGAAGAACTGGAACATTGttttatgcatgcaatgcCGTGA
- the LOC117636967 gene encoding TMV resistance protein N-like codes for MADGEKNWFGLGSRIIITSRNERLLVQHGIAIPYKVKVLNNDEALELFSQKAFRKSQPEEGFLELSKCFLHYSKGLPLALKTLGSFLNMRDQDAWNSVLDNLKKIPNPTVFDSLKISYDGREEMEKIIFLDVACFHKGKHKETVIEILESVCDISSRIGIDILIEKSLLTIERPYFDYNIINMHDLIQEMAWEIVRKKLDQRNRLWLHDDVSRVFMNNTETRAIEARVLRLPKLEVVH; via the exons ATGGCGGATGGAGAGAaaaattggtttggtttggggAGTAGAATTATCATCACAAGCAGAAATGAACGTCTACTAGTTCAACATGGTATAGCGATACCATATAAGGTCAAGGTATTAAATAATGATGAAGCTCTTGAGCTCTTCAGTCAAAAAGCCTTTAGGAAAAGTCAGCCTGAGGAAGGTTTTCTGGAATTGTCCAAGTGTTTCCTACATTATTCCAAAGGCCTTCCATTAGCCCTTAAAACTTTGGGATCTTTCTTGAATATGAGAGATCAAGATGCATGGAATAGTGTATTGGATAATCTAAAGAAAATTCCTAATCCAACAGTTTTTGATTCACTCAAAATTAGTTATGATGGACGAGAAGAGATGGAGAAGATAATTTTTCTTGATGTTGCATGTTTCCATAAAGGGAAGCATAAAGAGACAGTAATTGAAATACTAGAAAGTGTCTGTGACATTTCCAGCCGTATTGGAATCGATATTCTTATTGAGAAATCCCTCTTAACCATTGAGAGACCCTATTTTGACTACAACATTATTAATATGCATGATTTGATACAAGAAATGGCATGGGAGATTGTTCGTAAAAAGCTTGATCAACGCAATCGTTTGTGGCTTCACGACGATGTCTCTCGTGTATTCATGAACAATACG GAAACAAGAGCAATTGAAGCCAGAGTCTTACGTTTGCCCAAATTAGAAGTGGTGCACTAA
- the LOC117636944 gene encoding toll/interleukin-1 receptor-like protein: MGLSTQRASASLTSAELAPPRWKHDVFLSFWGEDTRRGFISHLYHELHYWQAITTFKDDRELEKGASISPELLTAIKQSHLAIIVLSPTYASSTWCLDELSKILEYMEDTKRILPIFYGVHPSDVRNQWGSFAEAFTKHEEKFSEDADKVNRWRAALRKVGGLSGLDSKNSKSERELIEDIIKCAWTKVNPTCTSLDSQEKLVGIDFPLEYVCN; encoded by the exons atggGGTTGAGCACCCAAAGAGCCTCTGCATCTCTTACTTCAGCTGAATTGGCTCCTCCTCGATGGAAGCATGATGTGTTTTTGAGTTTCTGGGGTGAAGACACTCGCAGGGGTTTTATATCTCATTTATACCATGAATTGCACTACTGGCAAGCAATTACAACATTTAAGGACGACCGAGAGCTTGAAAAAGGAGCAAGTATTTCTCCGGAGCTGTTGACCGCAATCAAACAATCACATCTTGCAATCATTGTTCTGTCACCAACTTACGCTTCTTCCACCTGGTGCTTGGATGAACTTTCAAAGATTCTTGAATATATGGAAGACACCAAGAGAATTCTGCCAATTTTTTATGGCGTGCATCCTTCCGATGTACGAAATCAATGGGGGAGTTTTGCGGAAGCCTTCACTAAGCATGAAGAAAAGTTCAGTGAAGACGCAGACAAGGTGAATCGGTGGAGAGCTGCTTTAAGAAAAGTTGGCGGGCTCTCCGGTTTAGATTCAAAGAATTCTAA GAGTGAAAGAGAGCTTATTGAAGACATTATCAAATGTGCGTGGACCAAAGTGAATCCTACATGTACGTCGTTAGATTCCCAAGAGAAGTTAGTCGGAATTGATTTTCCACTTGAGTACGTTTGCAATTAG